From Anas acuta chromosome 11, bAnaAcu1.1, whole genome shotgun sequence, the proteins below share one genomic window:
- the RRP9 gene encoding U3 small nucleolar RNA-interacting protein 2: MRAERGGAGRTCGSGMAAAGRKGQGAAAGRRRRPRGAGTGGKPRPAPARPRDEEVSSDSEAESLAEEQQQQQQQRRRRREEEEEEEEEEVEETPQEKKLRLAKLYLEQLRQHEEEQAEEEEEENAAFLRDPVGERLKEDVLEQKGRLQRLVAKEVQPPDPLSIRVLRGHQQPITCLVISPDDKFIFSAAKDGSVIKWEVESGKRLYVMPGGKKGTGQHMGHTAQVLCMAISSDGKYLVTGDRNKLILVWEAATCKRLHTFTGHRDAVSGLSFQKGTHQLYSASHDRSVKVWNVAENAYVETLFGHQDVITGLDSLSRECCVTSGGRDGTVRVWKIPEESQLIFYGHQGSIDCIQLINEEHMVSGADDGSVALWGLTKKKPLALVRQSHGTQGENDLQQPYWVSAVAALRNSDLVATGSHSGSVKLWKCGEGFRKLEPLCDIPLVGFINSLKFSATGDFLVAGVGQEHRLGRWWRAKEAKNSICIIPLKRGAAAPSSGAADGAWPRELQELAH; this comes from the exons AtgcgggcggagcggggcggagcggggcgcaCGTGTGGCAGCggcatggcggcggcgggcaggaaggggcagggggctgcggcggggcggcggcggcggccgcgg GGTGCCGGCACCGGGGGGAAGCCGCGCCCGGCGCCCGCCCGTCCCCGCGATGAGGAGGTGTCCAGCGACTCTGAGGCGGAGAG CCTGgcggaggagcagcagcagcagcagcagcagcggaggcggcggagggaggaggaggaagaggaggaggaggaggaggtggaggagacgCCTCAGGAGAAGAAGCTGCGCCTGGCCAAGCTCTACCTGGAGCAGCTCCGGCAGCACG AGGAGGAgcaggcggaggaggaggaagaggagaacgCAGCCTTCCTCAGGGACCCCGTCGGCGAGCGGCTGAAGGAGGACGTG CTCGAGCAGAAGGGCCGACTGCAGCGCCTGGTTGCCAAAGAG GTGCAGCCTCCAGACCCGCTGAGCATCCGGGTGTTGCGGGGACACCAGCAGCCCATCACCTGCCTGGTCATCTCTCCAGATGACAAGTTCATCTTTTCAGCTGCCAAGGATGGCTCCGTCATCAAAT GGGAGGTGGAGAGCGGGAAGAGGCTATATGTGATGCCCGGGGGGAAGAAAGGCACAGGACAGCACATGGGGCACACGGCCCAAGTCCTCTGCATGGCCATCTCGTCGGACGGCAAGTACCTG GTTACAGGAGACAGGAACAAGCTGATCCTGGTCTGGGAGGCAGCCACCTGCAAGCGCCTTCACACGTTCACGGGCCATCGCGATGCCGTGTCG GGTCTGTCCTTCCAGAAGGGCACACACCAGCTGTACAGCGCCTCCCATGACCGCTCTGTCAAGGTCTGGAACGTGGCGGAGAATGCTTACGTGGAGACCCT CTTTGGGCACCAGGATGTCATCACGGGGCTGGACAGCCTGAGCCGGGAGTGCTGTGTGACCTCGGGGGGACGGGATGGCACTGTGAGGGTCTGGAAGATCCCGGAGGAGTCGCAGCTCATCTTCTACGGGCATCA gGGCTCTATTGACTGCATCCAGCTCATCAATGAGGAGCACATGGTGTCGGGTGCCGATGACGG CTCTGTTGCCCTGTGGGGGCTGACAAAGAAGAAGCCGCTGGCGCTGGTGAGGCAGTCGCATGGGACACAGGGCGAAAACGACCTGCAGCAGCCCTACTGGGTGTCGGCGGTGGCTGCTCTTCGCAACAGTGACCTTGTGGCTACAG GTTCCCACAGTGGCAGTGTGAAGCTGTGGAAGTGCGGCGAGGGATTTCGGAAGCTGGAGCCTCTCTGTGACATCCCCCTG GTTGGCTTCATCAACAGCCTGAAGTTTTCAGCAACGGGAGACTTCCTGGTGGCTGGCGTTGGGCAGGAGCACCG GCTGGGCCGGTGGTGGAGAGCCAAAGAAGCCAAGAACAGCATCTGCATCATCCCCCTGAAgcgtggggctgcagcccccagctctggggcagcCGACGGGGCCTGGCCCCGGGAGCTGCAGGAACTTGCTCATTAA
- the GRM2 gene encoding metabotropic glutamate receptor 2 produces MGHMGPQLVPSHPMAVPFAAWLWLMRLASCLAAVHGPTSKKEISTEGDLVIGGLFPIHEKGVGSEDCGKINEHRGIQRLEAMLFALDEINKDPSILPGVKLGAHILDTCSKDTYALEQSLDFVRASLTRVDGSEHICPDGSYAVHDDVPMAITGVIGGSYSDVSIQVANLLRLFQIPQISYASTSAKLSDKSRYDYFARTVPPDFYQAKAMSEILRFFNWTYVSTVASEGDYGETGIEAFEQEARMRNICIATSEKVGRSMNKKTYDGVVRALLQKPNARVVVLFTRSEDARELLAAAHRANVSFMWVASDGWGALESVVAGSEAVAEGAITIELAAYPIQEFATYFLNLHPYNNSRNPWFREFWEQKFKCSFHTPDCSRHSLKTGKFEPESKITFVVNAVYAMAHSLHNMHRALCPNTTKLCDSMKPVNGKRFYKDFMLNVNFDAPFRPTDTESVVRFDRYGDGIGRYNIFNYHHRDGRYRYQKVGYWAEGLILNTSLIPWAETAVPVSQCSDPCKKNEIKSMQPGDICCWICIPCQPYEYLLDEFTCMDCGLGYWPNETLNGCYELPQEYIRWRDVWAIGPVTISCLGFISTLFVFGVFIKNNDTPIVKASGRELCYILLTGVLMCYSMTFIFIAKPSTEVCTLRRLGLGTSFAVCYSALLTKTNRIARIFSGVKEGVQRPRFISPTSQVVICMALISCQLIIVIIWLLVETPGTGKETEPDKRYIVTLKCNNRDSNMLISLTYNVLLIVLCTVYAFKTRKCPENFNEAKFIGFTMYTTCIIWLAFLPIFYVTSSDYRVQTTTMCISVSLSGTVVLGCLFTPKLHIILFQPQKNVASHRVGTSRFSVVAAGSSQSHGSASQYVPTVCNGREAVDSTTSSL; encoded by the exons ATGGGGCACATGGGTCCCCAGCTGGTGCCGTCGCACCCCATGGCGGTCCCCTTTGCTGCCTGGCTCTGGCTGATGCGCCTGgcctcctgcctggctgccGTGCACGGCCCCACCAGCAAGAAGGAGATCAGCACCGAGGGGGACCTGGTCATCGGGGGGCTCTTCCCCATCCACGAGAAAGGAGTGGGCAGCGAGGACTGCGGCAAAATCAATGAGCACCGGGGCATCCAGCGCCTCGAGGCCATGCTCTTTGCGCTGGACGAGATCAACAAGGACCCGAGCATCCTGCCAGGGGTGAAGCTGGGCGCCCACATCCTCGACACCTGCTCCAAGGACACCTACGCCCTCGAGCAGTCCCTCGACTTTGTCCGTGCGTCCCTGACCAGGGTGGATGGCTCCGAGCACATCTGTCCTGACGGCTCCTACGCTGTGCATGACGATGTGCCCATGGCCATCACCGGCGTCATCGGGGGCTCCTACAGCGACGTTTCCATCCAG GTCGCCAACCTGCTGCGGCTCTTCCAGATCCCGCAGATCAGCTACGCCTCCACCAGCGCCAAGCTGAGCGACAAGTCCCGCTACGACTACTTCGCCCGCACCGTTCCACCCGACTTCTACCAAGCCAAAGCCATGTCGGAGATCCTGCGCTTTTTCAACTGGACCTACGTCTCCACCGTGGCCTCGGAGGGTGACTACGGTGAGACGGGCATTGAGGCCTTCGAGCAAGAGGCTCGCATGCGCAACATCTGCATCGCCACCTCGGAGAAGGTGGGACGCTCCATGAACAAGAAGACCTACGATGGTGTGGTCCGGGCACTGCTGCAGAAGCCCAATGCCAGGGTGGTTGTGCTCTTCACCCGCAGCGAGGACGcccgggagctgctggcagctgcccacAGAGCCAACGTCTCCTTCATGTGGGTGGCCAGCGATGGGTGGGGAGCCCTGGAGAGCGTGGTGGCAGGGAGCGAAGCGGTGGCAGAGGGGGCGATCACCATCGAGCTGGCAGCGTACCCCATCCAGGAGTTTGCTACCTACTTCCTCAACCTCCACCCCTACAACAACAGCCGAAATCCCTGGTTTCGGGAGTTTTGGGAGCAAAAGTTCAAGTGCAGCTTCCACACTCCGGACTGTAGCCGGCACTCCCTGAAGACGGGCAAGTTTGAGCCGGAGTCCAAGATCACCTTTGTGGTCAACGCGGTCTACGCCATGGCTCACTCGCTTCACAACATGCACCGGGCGCTGTGCCCCAACACCACCAAGCTCTGCGACTCCATGAAGCCCGTCAACGGCAAGAGGTTCTACAAGGACTTTATGCTCAACGTTAACTTTGACG ctccgTTCAGGCCGACAGACACTGAGAGCGTTGTTCGATTCGACCGCTACGGCGACGGGATTGGCCGCTACAACATCTTCAACTACCACCACAGAGACGGGCGGTATCGGTACCAGAAGGTGGGCTACTGGGCAGAGGGGCTCATCCTCAACACCAGCCTCATCCCCTGGGCGGAGACAGCCGTCCCCGTGTCCCAGTGCAGCGACCCCTGCAAGAAGAACGAGATTAAGAGCATGCAGCCCGGGGACATTTGCTGCTGGATCTGCATCCCCTGCCAGCCCTACGAGTACCTGCTGGATGAGTTCACCTGCATGGACTGTGGCCTGGGTTACTGGCCCAACGAGACCCTGAACGGCTGCTATGAGTTGCCCCAAGAGTACATCCGCTGGCGAGACGTCTGGGCCATCGGTCCCGTCACTATCTCTTGCTTGGGTTTCATCTCCACGCTGTTTGTTTTCGGAGTCTTCATAAAGAACAACGACACCCCTATCGTGAAGGCCTCTGGCCGGGAACTTTGCTATATCCTGCTGACCGGCGTCCTCATGTGCTACAGCATGACTTTCATCTTCATCGCCAAGCCCTCCACCGAGGTGTGCACGCTGCGGCGCCTGGGGCTGGGCACGTCCTTTGCCGTCTGTTATTCGGCCCTCTTGACCAAGACGAATCGCATCGCCAGGATCTTCAGCGGGGTGAAGGAAGGGGTCCAGCGCCCCCGGTTCATAAGCCCTACGTCGCAGGTGGTCATCTGCATGGCCCTCATCTCCTGCCAGCTGATCATTGTCATCATCTGGCTGCTGGTGGAGACACCCGGCACAGGCAAGGAGACCGAGCCCGACAAGAGGTACATTGTCACCCTCAAGTGCAACAACCGTGACTCTAACATGCTCATTTCGCTCACCTACAACGTCCTCCTGATTGTTCTGTGCACGGTCTATGCTTTCAAGACCAGGAAATGCCCCGAAAACTTCAATGAGGCCAAGTTCATCGGGTTCACCATGTACACCACCTGCATCATCTGGCTGGCCTTCCTGCCCATCTTTTACGTGACCTCTAGTGATTATCGA GTGCAGACCACAACCATGTGCATCTCGGTGAGCCTCAGCGGCACCGTGGTCCTCGGCTGCCTCTTCACGCCCAAGCTCCACATCATCCTCTTCCAGCCGCAGAAGAACGTGGCCAGCCACCGCGTGGGCACCTCACGGTTCAGCGTCGTGGCTGCGGGCTCCAGCCAGTCCCACG GCTCGGCCTCGCAGTACGTGCCCACGGTGTGCAACGGGCGCGAGGCGGTGGACTCCACGACATCGTCCTTGTGA